A region of Faecalibacterium taiwanense DNA encodes the following proteins:
- a CDS encoding Rnf-Nqr domain containing protein, whose product MRDVVTTSAVFFSYALLAVFAQNAVFTRALGVSRLVQLVGDDRTSSWLFGMQLCITQVLVTPFAWYAGSRIAPLANRAQLRPLVYIASIAVVCVLEHAVLWLAKGLPHRSALLRIVPLAGLNSCVLGTVLVERTQSFTLGQSLGFGLGSGLGYVLAVLLVTEARHRLRSKAIPEAFRGLPITLVYIGVLALAIYGFTGHSVIL is encoded by the coding sequence ATGAGAGATGTTGTAACAACGAGCGCAGTGTTCTTCAGCTATGCACTGCTGGCGGTGTTCGCGCAGAACGCCGTCTTTACCCGTGCACTGGGCGTTTCGCGTCTGGTGCAGCTGGTGGGCGATGACCGCACCAGCAGCTGGCTGTTCGGTATGCAGCTGTGCATCACGCAGGTGCTGGTAACGCCCTTTGCGTGGTATGCCGGCAGCCGGATCGCGCCGCTGGCAAACCGTGCCCAGCTGCGCCCGCTGGTGTATATTGCCAGCATTGCCGTGGTGTGCGTTCTGGAGCACGCCGTGCTGTGGCTGGCGAAGGGCCTGCCGCACCGCAGCGCATTGCTGCGCATCGTGCCGCTGGCGGGCCTGAACAGCTGTGTGCTGGGCACTGTACTGGTGGAGCGCACCCAGAGCTTTACGCTGGGGCAGAGCCTTGGCTTTGGCCTTGGCAGCGGCCTTGGCTATGTGCTGGCGGTGCTGCTGGTAACGGAGGCCCGCCACCGCCTGCGCAGCAAGGCCATCCCGGAAGCATTCCGCGGCCTGCCCATCACGCTGGTGTATATCGGCGTGCTGGCACTGGCGATCTATGGTTTCACCGGACATTCTGTGATCCTGTAA
- a CDS encoding Rnf-Nqr domain containing protein, giving the protein MRRATAELIVKDPNKFAHHDRVFLNNPVVMQGMGLAPLVVLATSGQNAVMLAVAVALLLVPSRVLACLLSRLVPLHDEDPAPETLQKKLLPRALVYGFSTAVVYLAVYPILNILFSTSLLSLGIYLPLLTVEPLLTYRFGRVQETVRKAVSKGLRITVGYALLLVLLGCVREWLAAGTMFGVVISRPVLPMASMPAGGFIVLGVLCAVWRALAQKRKAYLTKEARNLVDVHSQKEADREQ; this is encoded by the coding sequence ATGAGACGCGCAACGGCTGAACTGATCGTAAAAGATCCCAACAAGTTTGCCCACCATGACCGTGTGTTCCTGAATAACCCGGTGGTCATGCAGGGCATGGGCCTTGCCCCGCTGGTGGTGCTTGCCACCAGCGGCCAGAATGCGGTGATGCTGGCGGTGGCGGTGGCGCTGCTGCTGGTGCCCTCCCGCGTGCTGGCCTGTCTGCTGAGCCGCCTTGTGCCCCTGCACGACGAGGATCCCGCCCCGGAAACGCTGCAGAAAAAGCTGCTGCCCCGTGCACTGGTGTACGGCTTCAGCACGGCGGTGGTGTATCTGGCGGTGTATCCCATCCTGAATATACTGTTCAGCACCAGCCTGCTGAGCCTTGGCATCTACCTGCCCCTGCTCACGGTGGAGCCGCTGCTGACCTACCGCTTTGGCCGCGTGCAGGAGACGGTGCGCAAGGCTGTCTCCAAGGGCCTGCGCATCACGGTGGGCTATGCTTTGCTGCTGGTGCTGCTGGGCTGCGTCCGTGAATGGCTGGCCGCAGGCACCATGTTCGGTGTGGTTATCAGCCGCCCGGTGCTGCCCATGGCAAGCATGCCGGCAGGCGGCTTTATCGTGCTGGGCGTGCTGTGCGCCGTATGGCGTGCACTGGCCCAAAAGCGCAAGGCATATCTCACCAAAGAGGCACGCAACCTTGTGGATGTGCATTCCCAGAAGGAGGCGGACCGCGAACAATGA